In Molothrus ater isolate BHLD 08-10-18 breed brown headed cowbird chromosome 23, BPBGC_Mater_1.1, whole genome shotgun sequence, a single genomic region encodes these proteins:
- the VAMP3 gene encoding vesicle-associated membrane protein 3, translating into MSANVPGSSNMAAGSNRRLQQTQHQVDEVVDIMRVNVDKVLERDQKLSELDDRADALQAGASQFETSAAKLKRKYWWKNCKMWAILIGVVVIIIIIIIVWSVYS; encoded by the exons AT GTCGGCCAATGTCCCTGGGAGCTCAAACATGGCTGCTGGCAGCAATCGCCGGCTTCAGCAAACCCAGCACCAAGTAGATGAG GTTGTTGACATCATGAGGGTGAACGTGGACAAGGTTCTGGAGCGGGATCAGAAGCTGTCAGAGCTGGATGACCGAGCTGATGCTCTGCAAGCAGGAGCCTCCCAGTTCGAGACCAGCGCAGCCAAGCTGAAGAGGAAGTACTGGTGGAAGAACTGCAAG atgtGGGCAATATTGATAGGTGTTGTTgtcattatcatcatcatcattattg TCTGGAGCGTGTATTCATGA